One Gemmatimonadaceae bacterium DNA segment encodes these proteins:
- the fadI gene encoding acetyl-CoA C-acyltransferase FadI, translated as MPTFGNGRRVAIVAGVRTPFARAGTVLRGLSAIDLGRRCVSELLERTELDGSLVEALVYGTVVHSVLAPNIAREVSLMPVLPKSVDAYTVSRACASSNQAITDAADQIALGHRDVVIAGGAESLSNVPILHSRGMSDALVAASRAKSLAGRLGALGRVRPRDFVPITPAIAEPTTGETMGQSAEKMAKMNGIPREEQDQFALRSHRLASVGTLDGRLTAEIATVWVPPRFDVAASSDNGVRTDTSIEALRALRPVFDRRYGTVTAGNASPLTDGASAVLLMSEERAKTLGYAPLAYIRSYAYAALDPGDQLLMGPVLAAPLALQRAGLTLADMDLIEMHEAFAAQVLCNLKGFESQEWAERAGYSRPLGEVDRSKLNVMGGSIAIGHPFGATGGRILITLANELARRGGQFGLMTVCAAGGLGHAMVIERP; from the coding sequence ATGCCGACTTTCGGGAACGGTCGCCGCGTGGCGATCGTGGCGGGCGTGCGCACCCCCTTTGCACGCGCGGGCACCGTGCTCCGCGGGCTCAGCGCCATCGACCTGGGCCGCCGGTGCGTGTCGGAGTTGCTCGAGCGCACCGAGCTCGACGGGTCGCTGGTCGAGGCGCTGGTGTACGGCACCGTGGTGCACTCCGTGCTCGCGCCCAACATCGCGCGCGAAGTCTCGCTCATGCCGGTGCTGCCCAAGTCGGTGGACGCATACACGGTGAGCCGGGCGTGCGCGTCGTCCAATCAGGCGATCACCGATGCCGCCGATCAGATCGCGCTGGGGCATCGCGACGTGGTCATCGCCGGCGGCGCCGAGTCGCTCTCCAACGTGCCCATCCTCCACTCGCGCGGCATGTCCGACGCGCTCGTGGCGGCGTCGCGCGCCAAATCGCTGGCCGGCCGGCTGGGCGCGTTGGGGCGCGTCCGCCCCAGGGACTTCGTCCCGATCACGCCCGCCATCGCCGAGCCCACGACCGGCGAGACGATGGGGCAGAGCGCCGAGAAGATGGCGAAGATGAACGGCATTCCGCGCGAGGAACAGGACCAGTTCGCGCTGCGTTCGCACCGCCTGGCGTCGGTGGGCACGCTGGACGGCCGCCTCACCGCGGAGATCGCCACCGTTTGGGTGCCGCCCCGCTTCGATGTGGCCGCGTCGAGCGACAACGGCGTGCGCACCGATACGAGCATCGAGGCGCTCCGGGCGCTCCGGCCCGTGTTCGACCGCCGCTACGGCACGGTGACGGCGGGCAACGCGTCGCCGCTCACCGACGGCGCCAGCGCCGTGCTGCTGATGAGCGAGGAGCGCGCGAAGACGCTGGGATATGCGCCGTTGGCGTATATCCGGTCGTACGCGTACGCGGCGCTCGACCCCGGCGATCAGCTCCTGATGGGGCCCGTGCTCGCCGCGCCGCTGGCGCTGCAGCGCGCCGGCCTCACGCTGGCCGACATGGACCTCATCGAGATGCACGAGGCGTTCGCCGCGCAGGTGCTGTGCAACCTCAAGGGCTTCGAATCGCAGGAGTGGGCGGAGCGGGCGGGCTACAGCCGGCCGCTGGGCGAGGTGGACCGCTCGAAGCTCAACGTGATGGGCGGGTCGATTGCCATCGGGCACCCATTCGGCGCCACCGGGGGCCGGATCCTGATCACGCTGGCCAACGAACTGGCGCGGCGCGGCGGCCAGTTCGGCCTGATGACGGTTTGCGCGGCCGGCGGGTTGGGCCACGCCATGGTCATCGAACGCCCGTGA
- a CDS encoding GreA/GreB family elongation factor, producing the protein MIEALKEKLTEEVGRLQYELNVTLPSEIRRAVEMGDLRENSEYKAALERQQFVQARLGHLHQRLSKLSAIDPSQIPPDKVGLGSRVVVEDKKSRVRETYHLVFGDAIEFEEGHVTMASPIGRALLGKGVGEDVMLRLPTLTRTLVVVELYTIHDEIVKDE; encoded by the coding sequence ATGATCGAAGCCCTCAAGGAAAAACTGACCGAGGAAGTCGGGCGCCTGCAGTACGAGCTGAACGTCACGCTTCCCAGCGAGATTCGTCGCGCCGTGGAGATGGGCGATCTGCGCGAGAACAGCGAGTACAAGGCGGCGCTCGAGCGGCAGCAGTTCGTGCAGGCGCGGCTGGGCCATCTGCACCAGCGGCTGAGCAAGCTGTCGGCCATCGACCCGTCGCAGATCCCGCCCGACAAGGTGGGGCTGGGCTCGCGCGTGGTGGTGGAGGACAAGAAGTCCAGGGTGCGCGAGACGTACCACCTGGTGTTCGGCGACGCGATCGAATTCGAGGAGGGCCACGTGACCATGGCGTCGCCCATCGGACGGGCGCTGCTCGGCAAGGGCGTGGGCGAGGACGTGATGCTCCGTCTGCCCACGCTCACGCGGACGCTGGTGGTGGTGGAGCTGTACACCATTCACGACGAGATCGTGAAAGACGAATGA
- a CDS encoding glycerol-3-phosphate dehydrogenase/oxidase — translation MPLSQSPPRLPASGSSFDLLVVGGGITGAGIARDATLRGLAVLLVEKDDFASGTSSRSSRLIHGGLRYLEHGQLKLVFEASDERRRLLRLAPHLVRPLRFVWPVYAGARVPFWKVVAGVTLYDTLAMFRNVRRHRRLSPAGVEAEEPAVARDGLRGGVAYFDAHTDDARLTLANVLDAECAGATVLNHVAVEALSLERGRVVGARLADRLTGDTTEVRALATVNATGPWSDDVRRLEGAAGRPRVRGSKGVHILVPHHRVGNRAALTLLSPTDGRVMFALPAGAFTVFGTTDTFTEANPDAVRASEDDVAYLLRAANTFFPAAQLGRADVVSAWAGIRPLVATTADSPNAASREHAIEVTPRGVVAITGGKLTTYRIMAAQVVDVVVRRLGRGGRSTTADLPLPDDTAERDAACGRDAEAGARIVPSLDWRFGELRWAVERAHARTLADLFIRRTKLAFETPDHGAGAAAAAAQYVAPLLGWNGDEQREAVARYAREVERIFGVDAGAGV, via the coding sequence ATGCCGCTCTCGCAATCTCCCCCCCGCCTGCCGGCCTCCGGCTCGTCGTTCGACCTGCTGGTGGTGGGCGGGGGGATCACCGGGGCAGGGATCGCCCGCGACGCCACGCTCCGCGGGCTGGCCGTGTTGCTGGTGGAGAAGGACGACTTCGCGAGCGGCACGTCCAGCCGCAGCTCGCGGCTCATCCACGGCGGGTTGCGCTACCTGGAGCACGGCCAGCTCAAGCTGGTGTTCGAGGCCAGCGACGAGCGGCGGCGGCTCCTGCGCCTGGCGCCGCATCTGGTGCGGCCCCTGCGCTTCGTGTGGCCCGTGTACGCCGGCGCCCGCGTGCCGTTCTGGAAGGTGGTGGCGGGGGTCACGCTCTACGACACCCTGGCCATGTTCCGTAACGTGCGCCGGCACCGGCGCCTCTCGCCGGCGGGGGTCGAAGCCGAGGAACCGGCGGTGGCGCGCGACGGGCTCCGGGGCGGGGTGGCGTACTTCGACGCCCACACCGACGACGCCCGGCTCACGCTCGCCAACGTGCTCGACGCCGAATGCGCCGGGGCCACGGTGCTCAATCACGTGGCGGTGGAGGCGTTGTCGCTGGAGCGTGGGCGTGTGGTCGGCGCGCGGCTGGCCGACCGGCTCACCGGCGACACGACCGAGGTGCGCGCCCTGGCGACCGTGAACGCCACCGGCCCGTGGAGCGACGACGTGCGCCGGCTGGAGGGAGCGGCCGGTCGGCCCCGCGTGCGGGGGAGCAAGGGCGTGCACATCCTCGTGCCGCACCACCGGGTGGGCAATCGGGCGGCGCTCACCCTGCTCTCCCCCACCGACGGGCGCGTGATGTTCGCGCTGCCGGCGGGCGCGTTCACCGTGTTCGGCACCACCGACACGTTCACCGAAGCCAACCCCGACGCGGTGCGCGCCTCGGAGGACGACGTGGCGTATCTGCTGCGGGCCGCCAACACGTTCTTCCCCGCGGCGCAACTCGGGCGTGCCGACGTGGTGAGCGCATGGGCGGGCATCCGCCCGCTCGTGGCCACGACGGCCGATTCGCCCAACGCGGCGTCGCGCGAGCACGCGATCGAGGTCACGCCGCGCGGCGTGGTGGCGATCACCGGCGGCAAGCTCACCACGTATCGCATCATGGCCGCGCAGGTGGTGGACGTGGTGGTGCGGAGGCTCGGCCGGGGCGGCAGGTCCACCACCGCCGACCTGCCGCTCCCCGACGACACGGCGGAGCGCGACGCGGCATGCGGCCGCGACGCGGAGGCCGGCGCGCGCATCGTCCCCTCGCTCGACTGGCGATTCGGCGAACTGCGCTGGGCGGTGGAGCGCGCCCACGCGCGCACGCTGGCCGACCTGTTCATCCGGCGCACCAAGCTCGCGTTCGAGACGCCCGACCACGGGGCCGGCGCGGCGGCCGCCGCGGCGCAGTACGTGGCGCCCCTGCTGGGCTGGAACGGCGACGAGCAGCGCGAGGCGGTGGCGCGCTATGCGCGCGAGGTGGAGCGGATCTTCGGCGTGGACGCCGGGGCCGGCGTCTAG